aaaatggtccgctggtacgaattttggtccaattgtgataaaatgttggtccaaactaAAACTTCCTTATGGCAACGCTGTTGAGGGGTCTATAAATAATGTTGAACAGATATGAACCAATGTTTGAGCGGAATTAGAGAGCCAAAtgtgaaatatgggtgtcggcTTACCTTGGGGATGTTTATAAATATGCACtgacatggaccaatatttgcttggttgttagagaccatatacttacacaatgtgcacaatttcaaccgagatgaaattttgctccaTATacgccatatagtaacaccacactcaaaaacaaagcatgtcctgttccaaagattttgtctttattttaaaaattttggtattgattccgagccaaagaagcagagaatacaagtaaggatacttttaagacacaaattttaatttttcgtttttttttcaactttttttcttcatatgctatcaaagtcatttaaaaatgagttaacgacaattttattttccaaattcagactcgacttccagtagaaattatgctgtatttcaagtaaaaacgtctttaaaataaagtattgaaaaacatgtcctatttttaaacgaatttttgctttgttgtcaagttgaccttagcccaaaaatgttttcttgcatGTTAtgataacaatttttaatcaaatcacttaattataaggacaatacgacttcattgaaaagtttatcgacttttggacgagaaaaaatgctttatattagagaaatgcgtcttccatgcaaagcaaaatttgcattcgtcttttaaggacatgaaatctttggcctcacgacaatatttttttcagtgcacatgtacaacttcaaccggatcggaagaaatttgaacCTCCAGAAAGCTCCTGTTCGCGTAAATTTCTGCGAACCAATTAcatgttaacaaaaaaataattcatgtcaaaataaaactaaaatcatttactaaaatttttattttatatatatatatcaatgtTTGTACTTATGTAATTTTTTCTCAGTATATACTCAGCAATAGATATTTATGTTGTCGCTCACTTGATTTGCAATgttctaaaacaaaaacatactaACATTGTAAACATACATACACCTACTTACTTAAATATTTATTCCAAAGTAATGACAAACAAACTAGGTGAGCAACGAACATACAAACGTACTAACATATTTTGATCTTCACTACACTTCGGCCTCGGCGAGACCATCGGCTTTGTTTTTAACTTCAAAGCTTAGATTAAATATGTAAACATTTAAAGAATTTCAAACATTATGTTTTAATTTAACGAGGCCTAGGTGTAACTTACATGCATAAAAAATTCTAATGAgagattagagaaatttttcaatattccaATGAATTTTGAAATTGGGTATTGAGATCAGACTGAAAATTATTCTTCCCTTTCTGTTTTTGGCTGCTGAACAATCCAGATCGTAAAATAACTGAACTAACccataaactttttttcagcaatttgtgttgaaacatttgagTATATACTTTGTTACTTAAGTAATAAATTCTGTGCAAATACTCAGTGTTTGAAatattcttttcttttctttgggAATTTTAATCGTGAATAGGTTTTCTTTcttttcgaagacaatttctttaacatGAAAATTGGTGCCGAAACCCGGAAATTCgtcgaaaataattttctttatcgAGTTTTCCATACCGCGTGTGAAATACAGTGAAATTGCTTTTTGTGCTCATCGGTCTTCAAaataaatctacaattttttgtgCACGTGTTTAAATAACCAAAAAGGGCatggatattttgataaaagaaCAAAGAGATTTGTTGCAATTATTGATAAAATATGAAGGTACATTAAAGAATAAATCCAGAGATGAAAGAACCCATGGTTATTTAAATGCACTTGCTCAAAGAATTGATGATTTGTTTTCTAGATTTGAGGGGCAACATGACAAAATAGTGCGAGAAGCTCGCGAGACTTCATTAGATGTTCATGATGTACCGTATTTGGCCGATGATGTTTATTTTACCTTTtctgataaatttttgacgataaAGGGCCAGATAATTGATTCGTTACCAGATAATTCGGTAAGCCAATCTCCAATGGCGAGCACTTTTGCTGCTCCAAATATTAGGTGTGAGACTAGCGTGCTTTCTGATTCAAGGCTTCCTAAGATtaatttgcccaaattttcagGGGAATATATGGAATGGGTTCCATTTCGAGATATATATTGCTCCCTAGTACACAACAACGATTCTCTTAATAAAGTTCAgaaattttactacttgaagGGCACATTGTCTGGAGAGGCAGCGAATCTTATTAAGGCCATATCGGCCACCGAAGCTAATTACGAATCAGCATGGCGGATGTTGGAGGCGCGTTACCATAACAGGCGTATATTGGTTGGGAGTCTCATATCGAAATTGTTTGCTATACCGAGGTCTGATGGAAGTTTTCAATCCATTAAATTGCTTTTGGATTCTGCCCAAGAATGTCTTTCATCGCTTGGTAATTTAGAAGTAGACACAGATAGTTGGGACCCAATACTATTACATTTGCTCATTCAGAAGTTGGATTTACAAACACGTAGGGATTGGGAAAATTCCCTTAACTCTAATACTGATTTACCTACtcgttctcaatttttttcattcctcGAGAGGACATTTCGAACATTAGAGTCATTGGTTGATGAATTTCCCTCGAGTTCTAAGTCtaaatcttttaaaaataacaagGGGTTCACCCCTGCTAAGAAAACTTGTCATGTTAGCaagatttctaaacaaaattctcCTGTTTGCATTTATTGTGAGAAAAATCATtggttatcaaaatgttatactTTTTTGGCTTTACCACTTTCgaccaaaaatgattttttgatcAATAAGAAAGTGTGCCGCAATTGTTTAGTTACTGGTCACGAACCAATAAATTGTACATCACCTTTTCGGTGCATTTCATGCAAACAATTGCATCACACAATACTTCATCAGGATGAGCCTATAGATGCTGGTCAACAGTCTATTTCACCTTCCATTTCCTCGCCTAATTCTGGGCATAACACCATGACACGAGTTACATCCCATACCACACATTCGCTCCAATCAGTCGTTTTGTATACTATTCGATTAAAAGTGTTTACTTTTCGAGGAACGTTCACTTTACGTGCTCTTTTAGATCCAGGCTCACAGGGAAGCCTGATATCCGAGTCTGCGGTTCAATTGTTAGGATTGAAGAGGGCTAAAACTCATTCTAAGGTCATAGGTGTGGGCGATGGATGCGGAAATTTAGCAAGATATTCAGTGGATGTCGATCTCTATACTCGTGAGGATCGACTTGTATTGACTTGTACCGCTTTGGTCTTGTCTAACTTATCTTCGTATTCTCCTGATTTCTTTACTAAGCACATTTCTTTGCCTGAGATTGCTGTTGGTAATTTGGCAGATCCTCATTTCTATATGTCAGATCCAATAGATTTGATTCTTGGTTCCGACGTTTGTTCCCAAATCAAAATTCCTACGGAATCGTTTGtccatgacaaaatgttctttcaaaaTACTCACTTTGGCTGGGTATTTTCGGGGTTAAGTGGTAGTATTTCTTCTCATAGAATCCATATACATTGTGCAAGCCTCGACGGTATTTTGCGATCATTTTGGGAACAAGAGGAAATACTTCCTAAAAGAGATTTGACAGATGAGGATTTGTCCTGTGAGAATTACTTTAGTAACTCGACGAAACAGGGAGAGAATGGTCGCTATATGGTAAATTTACCATTTAAATCGATTTTAAGGGACAATTCCGGTCCTACATTGCATAATAACATTATTAATGCATGCAGGAGGTTCCGTCAATTAGAATTATCTTTTTCGAGACGGCCGCAATTTGCGGACGATTATAAAAGATTCATGAGGGAATATGAATCCTTAGGGCACATGACAAAAATAGGACAGTACCCAGGTGGTGTTCGCTTGAATTCATATTTTTTACCTCATCATGGCGTTTTGAAAGAGACTAGCACTACCACCAAATTACGTGTTGTTTTTGATGGTAGTAGTCACCAATACGGTTATACTTCTCTTAATGAGGAACTTTGTAGTGGGCCTCCTCTACAAAATGATCTCCCTTCTATCATCACGAGATGGCGGAGGCATAAGATAGCATTTAGCGCGgacattgaaaaaatgttccgaCAAATTGACGTATGTCctgaccatagaaaatttcaacaaattttatggCGATATGAgccttttgatgaaatttctatatatgaACTGAACACGGTTACCTACGGTACTACTAGCGCTCCTTATCTTGCCATTCGTGTCCTTCAGAAACTTGCGGaagattttaaaattgtttttccaaAAGCTTCCCAAGTTTTAGTTTCTGATTCGTATGTTGACGATATTATTTCTGGGGCTGACAACATTGAAGACGCCAGACTTTTGAGGGACAATTTGAATGAGCTTTTGCGAAGGGGTGGCTGTAATCTACGCAAGTGGATCTCAAATTCCAACGATTTCTTGGAAAACATTTCTAAAGAGGATAGGGATCCATCCATTACATTAGGATTCGACCATGATAATGTGGTGAAAACGCTTGGTCTCCAATGGAATACACGGACCGATTCCTTTTCTTTTAATGTGAATCTTGATGATATCTCTCATTTCACCAAGCGACTTATATTGTCGGAGTCGGCTAGACTATATGACCCTCTTGGATGGTTGACGCCATCAACAGTTATAGCCAAGTCTCTTTTTAAGGCTCTTTGGGAAAATGGTTTAGATTGGGACACGGAGATTCCCACTGATATTAGAAATACCTGGCTTAAGTACAGGAATTCTTTGAAAACACTTGAGAATTTGAATATCCCACGATGGTTTAGTTGGTCACCCAATTGTTACATTGACCTTCATTGTTTCTGTGATGCTTCGAATATTGCCTACGCAGCAGTTGTGTATTGCAGAATTGTTTCGGctggtaaaatatttgttaatatattGCAAGCCAAGTCAAAGGTGACACCAATCAAAACGATATCAATACCCAGATTGGAACTTTGCGCTGCTAAATTGCTTGTCGATCTTACTAATAGTGTAAATCAATCCTTGAATGGATTTGGTATTCGGGACATATTTTATTGGAGTGACAGTTCTACAGTTCTTAGCTGGCATCAAAAGCCACCTTCGACTTGGACTGTCTATGTTGCCAACCGAGTCTCACATATTCAGCACTATTCTAAACCTCGCCAGTGGAGATATGTACCATCGTCCTTGAATCCTGCAGACGGAGCTTCAAGAGGCGTTTTTCCTGATGAATTGATCAGGGATGAAACCTGGTGGTATGGTCCCAAATTTCTTTATGAATCTCAGTCATCTTGGCCAAGAAACCTTCCTTATCTTGGAACATCGGAAGAGGAGAGAACTAAAAAGTTATCTTCGCACAATTTGACTGCAAACATATATCCCGAAGTACTTTCTCGATTTTCCAGTATGCAAACTTTATTACGTACTTTATCATTGTGTTTCCGATTTATTTACAATTGCAAACATCCTACTTTAAAAATTACCGGTTCGCTAACGCTGGCTGAAATTAATACTACTCTTCATCGTATTATTAAAATCGTCCAGGTTATAGACTATCCTGACGAATTCAAACTTCTGCGTATCGGCAATACTTTGAAGGGAAGTTCCCTAATTAAGCTAATGCCCTTCATTGATAATGAAGGACTACTACGGGTAGGAGGTAGGTTGCAAAATTCTAGTTTTGCTTTTGACATGAAACACCCAATTATACTTTCGAAGCGAAACCCTTTATCATCACTTTTAATTCTCGATTCACACGAGAAAACTTTGCATGGTGGCATTACTTTAACAATGTCCTATGTGGGTCGTAAGTTTTGGATTATATCCGGTAACCAGCTGGCTAAAACGATTATTCATAAATGCATGAAATGTTTTAGATTTTCAGCGAAGACTTCACAACAAATCATGGGAAATTTGCCCGCTGTTCGTTTAAACGCTTCTCGGCCATTTAAGCATAGTGGAGTAGACTATGCTGGTCcaataatgttgaaaaattcaTCTCTTAGATCAACGATTATTTCTAAAGGCTACATTTGTGTATTTGTTTGCATGGTCACAAAAGCTTTGCACTTGGAAGCCGTTTCAGACCTCACTACAAATGCATTTATGGCAGCCTTTAGAAGATTTGTTTCTCGAAGGGGTACATGCACGGATATCTATTCAGATTGTGGTACTAATTTTGTGGGTGCGTCTAAGGAACTCAAAATACTCTTCAATAGGAGTTCAAAATCATTACCCGATGACCTTCGACACGCCCTTAGTTTAAATTGTACGAATTGGCATTTTATTCCACCAGCCTCTCCCAATTTTGGTGGTCTGTGGGAGGCTGGTGTCAAGTCTGTGAAGCATCACTTAAAACGGATAGTAAATGATAGGCTTTTGAATTTCGAAGAATTATCGACTCTTTTGTGCCAAATCGAAAGTTGTCTAAATTCTCGACCTTTATGCCCCCTCTCAGCAGATCCAACAGATTTTGAAGCCTTGACTCCAGCACATTTTCTTATAGGTGAGCCTACAAACTCTGTTCCAGAAGAGTCATTACTTGACACAAGTTCAAACCGTTTATCACGctggaaaaatattgaaaaaatgaaacaaCATTTCTGGAAAAGATGGCATAGTGAGTATATTAATCGCCTTCAAGCAAGACCAAAATGGCTTAAggaagaaaaaaatgcaaaaatcggtGAACTCGTACTAATATCAGATGAAAGATGTGCTCCCGGACAGTGGTTACTTGGACGCATTGTTGACACTcatcctggacctgatggaaaaaTAAGGGTGGTATCtgtttcaacaaaaaataaaattacaaaaagacCTCTTTCTAAATTATGTTTTCTTCCACAGCACAACTCTATATCGGATTCTAATAACTAGTTACTACCGCAGTAAATCACTTTGCCTTATTCAAACCATCATTTATCATAATGGAAATATAAAATCATCGTCACTTCTATCATCCATGCAGTTTGGTGGCCTGGGATGGAGCCTATCAATGAACGCTGTGAGTCGGAGCACAGCGGAGCAAATGCTCGACTAAAACACTCCCAACACGGCCATCCCACAGCTACATTATTTATCATTTTAAGAACATCCGTTCTTCGGGGCGAGCATGTTCGCGTAAATTTCTGCGAACCAATTAcatgttaacaaaaaaataattcatgtcaaaataaaactaaaatcatttactaaaatttttattttatatatatatatcaatgtTTGTACTTATGTAATTTTTTCTCAGTATATACTCAGCAATAGATATTTATGTTGTCGCTCACTTGATTTGCAATgttctaaaacaaaaacatactaACATTGTAAACATACATACACCTACTTACTTAAATATTTATTCCAAAGTAATGACAAACAAACTAGGTGAGCAACGAACATACAAACGTACTAACATATTTTGATCTTCACTACACTTCGGCCTCGGCGAGACCATCGGCTTTGTTTTTAACTTCAAAGCTTAGATTAAATATGTAAACATTTAAAGAATTTCAAACATTATGTTTTAATTTAACGAGGCCTAGGTGTAACTTACATGCATAAAAAATTCTAATGAgagattagagaaatttttcaatattccaATGAATTTTGAAATTGGGTATTGAGATCAGACTGAAAATTATTCTTCCCTTTCTGTTTTTGGCTGCTGAACAATCCAGATCGTAAAATAACTGAACTAACccataaactttttttcagcaatttgtgttgaaacatttgagTATATACTTTGTTACTTAAGTAATAAATTCTGTGCAAATACTCAGTGTTTGAAatattcttttcttttctttgggAATTTTAATCGTGAATAGGTTTTCTTTcttttcgaagacaatttctttaaacaacTGTTCGGAATAGAAATGTAgtcgaaaaacgaaaaaatcgaTGATTTCggtcattttttcaatatttctgcgAATTTGAGAATGAagatgaaaattttccgaacTAATGTATTCAGCATATTTGTTGGCCGtgtcaagagctacaactttgctAAACACATCAAAAACGAATTCACAGCatttttggagatatggccatccaaaaattgcaaaaaagtgcCCAAAGAATTTGGCGACTTAATTTTAGAGGCTCATAAACgacgaacggcaaccaatctagaaaaatccagaaattacttttctgctctcatcgagtactttcggctggtataagtgaatttttgaaagtagAATTTTGCGTCACAGTGTTATACAGAATCACACGAGTACTCATCTAGACTGACTTTTCTCCCATTTTGATCAAAGGGCTTTCTTATTGTCTTACACGGTTTTACTCGATTATTGTTACTGAAAACTAGACCCAAAAAAATCCACCATCAAAGaaaacgtacactgaaaaaaatattgtcgtgaggtcaaagatttcatgtctttaaaatacgaatgcaaatttagcttagcatagaagaagcatttctcgaatataaagttttttttccttgtctaaaagttgataaacttttcaatgaagtcgtattgtccttacaattgacttgacttaaaaatggctatcataacatgaaagaaaaaattttagggctaatgtcaacttgacttaaataattcataaaaattctttaaaattaatgaaattgtcttcaaatttgttgtctttttgcatcttcactacaaagcaaaaaatcgttcaaaaataggacatgattttcaacactttattttaaagacgttttttacttgaaacatagcctaatttctactggaagtcgagtctgaatgtggaaaataaagttgtcgttaactcgattttaaaggacttcgatagcatatgaaggataaaacaaaaaaaaaataaaatttgcttcctagaagcaagtacacacaacccaaatttaaaagacaattgtgtcttaaaagtatccttatttgtattctccgcttctttggcacgaaatcaatgccaacatttttaaagtaaagacaaaatctttggaaccgggcatgctttttttcagtgtaggtctatattagaaaagtttaactagaatattttaGAAACTGCACCATTATacaacttttgccaaattgaagataatttaatataaataaaacattttttctgttgttcATTAAAGTTTCATTTGGAAAACAATTGGAATTAAAGATTTGAAATACATATGTCTTTAGCGTTATATGATGTTCTAGAGAAGCCAACTTAAGTaaaatttaatcattttttaaacttatgaaaattattatgataatatgaactattttcatatttagtaaaattgtgtacatcatttgtataaaacttttttgttctcatttttagttcacgtctaaaagtaagcaaaaaataattaaaacattttctcacatTCGGCAATAAATATTGAACTAACATAAActgattttcctgaaataaaatttaattaaaccggCTATAAGAAATTCCGTTGTATTTTTTCTGGGCGTACGCAAacataactacccagcaaaaaggcttctaaaattttacatgagcttgtcatagaatGGAAGTACTATTTTGCGCTGCTGTTGAATTTGTACTCtggtagttcatttgaatgaagaaataaaaaaattgtctaatttttacaatttgaaaaaagttttccaacCCCACCGAGGGTCGAACCTGGATCTGGTGCTCCTTAACAGAAAGCCTTAACATACTAAGCCACAAAAAACATCGAACACTTCTAACCGAAACGTCAACTCAAATGCTTGTTGTACGAACATACTACAAGCATTTGAGTTGACGTTTCGTTTACGGCATCAAAGCATAATAttataactaaagggtgatttgttaagagcttaataacttttttttttttaaaaaacgcataaaatttgcaaaatctcatcggttctttatttgaaacgttagattggtccatgacatttactttttgaagataatttcatttaaatgttgaccgcggctgcgtcttaggtggtccattcggaaagtccaattttgggcaactttttcgagcatttcggccggaatagcccgaatttcttcggaaatgttgtcttccaaagctggaatagttgctggcttatttctgtagactttagacttgacgtagccccacaaaaaatagtctaaaggcgtcaaatcgcatgatcttggtggccaacttaccggtccatttcttgagatgaaatgttctccgaagttttccctcaaaatggccatagaatcgcgagctgtgtggcatgtaccgccatcttgttgaaaccacatgtcaaccaagttcagttcttccatttttggcaacaaaaagtttgttagcatcgaacgatagcgatcgccattcaccgtaacgttgcgtccaacagcatctttgaaaaaatacggtccaatgattccaccagcgtacaaaccacaccaaacagtgcatttttcgggatgcatgggcagttcttgaacggcttctggttgctcttcactccaaatgcggcaattttgcttatttacgtagccattcaaccagaaatgagcctcatcgctgaacaaaatttgtcgataaacacatttcgaaccgaacactgattttggtaataaaattcaatgatttgcaagcgttgctcgttagtaagtctattcatgatgaaatgtcaaagcatactgagcatctttctctttgacaccatgtctgaaatcccacgtgatctgtcaaatactaatgcatgaaaatcctaacctcaaaagaatcaccctttacttctccagtagttctttattattatgaacaaATATACGGTTCTTAGGTAAATTCTGCAAAATCGGCAGAAACATTTGTTTGGGAACTACATCTAAGTATAAATCAACGATATTTTGAAGGTTTGGTTGATAGCACAAAAGATTGCTGTTTACCAAATttgcgatcagttaataaaaaagggagctatatgtaaatctgaaccgatttcaatgaaattttgaccacttGAAAAGTATTTTTGAGGTAAAATTCGCGACGATCGGTTAGAAAATAagcgtttgttgaaatcgggcaatacatatatatgtaaaaaataaatagcaATCAATAGAGCAAagaaaacaccatgtaccgaatttaatcaaaatcgattaaaaatTGCAGCCGGAATCCTGCAACATGACGGACGGATATCAactactagatcgactcaggaggtgattctgagtcgatcggatatattttcaatatctcTGGCAGGAcagatcaaaattattaaaccctgaccactatgtgggctaaggcataaaaattaaagaaagcaGGTTCAATTCTCATGTTAttacactacaaaaaaaaaatgtcatgtacacttgatgaaaattttttaatttttaaaaaaatatacgaccacgaagagaaaaaaaatctttttaagtggcttatacttttctggcggaaaaggtcgattctaaaatacgatttttttttaaaactttgattttCGCATTGatgttttttgaaccacttaacttttcACAGATCTAATTACACACGATTATTTGTCATCTTattaccaacaacgatataatcggacatttttaactcgagataagtgaaaaaagagcgaaattttaaaaataacgggatatctgaaaaactgttccataaaaattttttaaacctttttttcgaattcagcagctcaaaatacataagttgatgaaaaaatgattcttaattccaaaaaacctaaatcctcaaaacaagtcttagcctatatttgaagcgtttttatcttaaatctaaagattcaacatttcagttaatttaaggacgatttctttaaccctggacagttatcctttttttgtacattaacgtcattcttcgtcattttgactgcggctcatttcaagacgctataattttcatcatgATCGAAAAAGTGaatcaaacttgaatttattttcttattcaattcggttttaattagtataaaacaaaaattcataaaccgtcgaattagtataacttaaatttaccatttcccaatagactaaaatgctttctaaatcgaaaattaaattacgcgtcgtcattttgacgaaggatgactgtctgggttaaatcaaaaatgtgtttctttactttaaggaaaattttgccttagtttaaagacatgtaaCTTTaatgaagggacgcaaattttcaaaatgtgtgtcctaaatttagtgaaaaaaaaatttttgaagcaaagattataaactttctcttaataaaaatttcattatttaaaaaagaaaaatttacccttaatattatataaattgcGTGGGTTCATTGTATATCCATACCACACTTTTAATGTGCATTATTTCGAAGCCcacttttaatataaattaaataagcaTGAATCACCCTGTAGTTGATGAATTTAAACTTCTTGGAAATATGTGTTAGTTTTTGCCTTTGAAActattctataaatagaacacatgattgtatgtatgtattgtaTGCTTTTCTCCCATTTTGAGCAAAGGGCTTTCTTATTGTCTTACACGATCTTACTCGATGATTGTTACTgaaaactacacccagaaaaaagtaaacccaccatgaaagaaactttagatttatatTAAACGACTCAGGAGGATATTCTGAGtcggtatatattttcaaaatctctGGTAggacagatcaaagttattataccacaATGTGCTtcaaggtataaaaattacagaaCGCAGTTTCAATTCTTGGCGAAATTTATATTAGATAGATTATCGAAAGATTGTTTTTGGATTTGtatttaccaaaaatattgattttagaccccataaaatatataccgatcgactcagaatcacctcctgaatcgatctagtCCTTGGTGTCCTtggtttggaagaaatcggatcaagtttagatatagcccccataagtatATGTACTAAGGCTGtcgttcgggatcgatttttataaatcccgggattcgggatttcaaaatatagaatcccgggatcccgggattttCCGAGATTTTTTTCGAGATCCCGAAATTTtcggaattttttaaatattttaagtaataaccATATAAAGCGCCTAAAATAGTTGTACATtaaatcaatttagtttaattcaattttataaacaaaagaaCGTAAGAGAAAATTAGTCCAACTCAACAattgaacaaaagaaaaacaaa
The window above is part of the Haematobia irritans isolate KBUSLIRL unplaced genomic scaffold, ASM5000362v1 scaffold_174, whole genome shotgun sequence genome. Proteins encoded here:
- the LOC142242476 gene encoding uncharacterized protein LOC142242476; the protein is MDILIKEQRDLLQLLIKYEGTLKNKSRDERTHGYLNALAQRIDDLFSRFEGQHDKIVREARETSLDVHDVPYLADDVYFTFSDKFLTIKGQIIDSLPDNSVSQSPMASTFAAPNIRCETSVLSDSRLPKINLPKFSGEYMEWVPFRDIYCSLVHNNDSLNKVQKFYYLKGTLSGEAANLIKAISATEANYESAWRMLEARYHNRRILVGSLISKLFAIPRSDGSFQSIKLLLDSAQECLSSLGNLEVDTDSWDPILLHLLIQKLDLQTRRDWENSLNSNTDLPTRSQFFSFLERTFRTLESLVDEFPSSSKSKSFKNNKGFTPAKKTCHVSKISKQNSPVCIYCEKNHWLSKCYTFLALPLSTKNDFLINKKVCRNCLVTGHEPINCTSPFRCISCKQLHHTILHQDEPIDAGQQSISPSISSPNSGHNTMTRVTSHTTHSLQSVVLYTIRLKVFTFRGTFTLRALLDPGSQGSLISESAVQLLGLKRAKTHSKVIGVGDGCGNLARYSVDVDLYTREDRLVLTCTALVLSNLSSYSPDFFTKHISLPEIAVGNLADPHFYMSDPIDLILGSDVCSQIKIPTESFVHDKMFFQNTHFGWVFSGLSGSISSHRIHIHCASLDGILRSFWEQEEILPKRDLTDEDLSCENYFSNSTKQGENGRYMVNLPFKSILRDNSGPTLHNNIINACRRFRQLELSFSRRPQFADDYKRFMREYESLGHMTKIGQYPGGVRLNSYFLPHHGVLKETSTTTKLRVVFDGSSHQYGYTSLNEELCSGPPLQNDLPSIITRWRRHKIAFSADIEKMFRQIDVCPDHRKFQQILWRYEPFDEISIYELNTVTYGTTSAPYLAIRVLQKLAEDFKIVFPKASQVLVSDSYVDDIISGADNIEDARLLRDNLNELLRRGGCNLRKWISNSNDFLENISKEDRDPSITLGFDHDNVVKTLGLQWNTRTDSFSFNVNLDDISHFTKRLILSESARLYDPLGWLTPSTVIAKSLFKALWENGLDWDTEIPTDIRNTWLKYRNSLKTLENLNIPRWFSWSPNCYIDLHCFCDASNIAYAAVVYCRIVSAGKIFVNILQAKSKVTPIKTISIPRLELCAAKLLVDLTNSVNQSLNGFGIRDIFYWSDSSTVLSWHQKPPSTWTVYVANRVSHIQHYSKPRQWRYVPSSLNPADGASRGVFPDELIRDETWWYGPKFLYESQSSWPRNLPYLGTSEEERTKKLSSHNLTANIYPEVLSRFSSMQTLLRTLSLCFRFIYNCKHPTLKITGSLTLAEINTTLHRIIKIVQVIDYPDEFKLLRIGNTLKGSSLIKLMPFIDNEGLLRVGGRLQNSSFAFDMKHPIILSKRNPLSSLLILDSHEKTLHGGITLTMSYVGRKFWIISGNQLAKTIIHKCMKCFRFSAKTSQQIMGNLPAVRLNASRPFKHSGVDYAGPIMLKNSSLRSTIISKGYICVFVCMVTKALHLEAVSDLTTNAFMAAFRRFVSRRGTCTDIYSDCGTNFVGASKELKILFNRSSKSLPDDLRHALSLNCTNWHFIPPASPNFGGLWEAGVKSVKHHLKRIVNDRLLNFEELSTLLCQIESCLNSRPLCPLSADPTDFEALTPAHFLIGEPTNSVPEESLLDTSSNRLSRWKNIEKMKQHFWKRWHSEYINRLQARPKWLKEEKNAKIGELVLISDERCAPGQWLLGRIVDTHPGPDGKIRHNSISDSNN